CTACGCGGGTCAATGCCTCACACTTCTGTTCTGTGAGTTCCCAACCGATCCCCACGCGCGTCGTGCTGCTCGCCGGTCCGTCCGGCTCCGGCAAGTCGTCCCTCGCGGCCCGCAGCGGCCTCCCGATGCTCCGTCTGGACGACTTCTACAAAGAGGGAAACGATCCGACACTGCCGCGGGTCACCGGCAGCGCGGACATCGACTGGGACTCGCCCCTGTCCTGGGACGCGGACGCCGCCGTCGCGGCCGTTGCGGAACTGTGCGCCGCCGGGCGCACGTCCGTCCCGCTGTACGACATCGCGACGAGTTCGCGGACAGGCCAGGAGACGCTCGACATCGAGCGCACGCCGCTGTTCGTCGCCGAGGGCATATTCGCGGCGGACATCGTGGAGCGCTGCCAGGAGCTGGGTCTGCTCGCCGACGCGCTGTGCCTGCGCGGCCGGCCGGTGACGACGTTCCGCCGACGGCTGTTGCGGGATCTGCGCGAAGGCCGGAAGTCGGTGCCGTTCCTGCTGCGCCGCGGATGGCGGCTGATGCGGGCCGAGCGGGGCATCGTGGCCCGGCAGGCGGCTCTGGGCGCCTACCCGTGCGGCAGGGACGAGGCGCTGGGACGGCTCGCGTCGGCGGCCGCCGGGCGCTGCCGGACCCCGCGGAGCCGGGTGCCGAACTGAGGGACCGCCCCCGTCACGCGGCCCCGGGCACGCGCGACGGGGGCGGACAAGACCCCCCGGCCTGTCCGCCCCCGCTGCGTGCTGCCCCCGTACCGCAGCCTCCCCCGAGGCTGCGGCCTTTCCCCCGTGTCCCCCGTACCCCGTTCCCCCGTGCCCCGTTTCCCCCGTAGACCTCAGGCCACCAGCTCGCCGAAGGACTCCTCCTCGTCACGGCCGAAGCTGAGGACCTCGTCCTCGCGCAGCCGGCGGAGCGACCGCCAGATGCTCGACTTCACCGTGCCGACACTGATGTCGAGGATGGACGCGATCTCCGGGTCCGTGCGGCCCTCGTAGTAGCGAAGGACCAGCATGGTGCGCTGGAGTTCAGGCAGCCGCGCGAGCGCCTGCCAGAGCACCGCCCGCAGTTCCGTGCGCCGCATCGCGTCCGTGTCGCCGACCGTCTCCGGCAGCTCCTCGGTCGGGTATTCGTTGAGCTTGCGCCTGCGCCACGCGCTGATGTGCAGGTTGGTCATGGTGCGGCGGAGGTATCCGCCGACCGCCGCCTTGTCACTGATCCTGTCCCAGGCCCGGTACGTCGAGAAGAGGGCGCTCTGCAGCAGGTCCTCGGCCTCGTACCGGTCGCCGGTCAGGTGGTAGGCGGTTGCGTACAGGGAGGCACGGCGCTCCTGGACGTAGGCGGTGAACGCGGCTTCCGCGTCCTGTGCCCGGTCCTGGAGCGACCGGTCCCCCGAGCCCTCCCCGTACGCGCTTCCCCCGATTTCCCCCGTGGGCGCGTCAACCATCGTCAGGTACGACGAGTGCTGACGCCCGGCGCCACGCACACGCCCCCGCCCTGCGGCACCGGACTTCTCCGGGCTCCTCCCGACGTCGTGAAGGCGTGTGACAACTGCGCTTGAGGTGCTGCTGTGCAGTGCGTTCATCATCTGGCGCCCCCCATCGGTGGAGTCCGTTCGTTCCGTGTGCCATTGAGCTTGCCGGGGCGATTTCATGGCGCTGTCCCCCGACTGTCACAGAGCTGTCACAGGGCATGTCGGCCGATCAAGTCGGGGGGATTGTCGAAACGTGGCACCACCATGGGCCAGAATGGCCCACGTGCCTTTCCTGTTGCTGATCGAGGACGACGACGCCATCCGCACGGCCCTCGAACTCTCACTGTCACGCCAGGGCCACCGTGTGGCCACCGCGGCGACGGGAGAGGACGGCCTGGAGCTGCTCCGGGAGCAGCGGCCGGACCTGGTCGTGCTGGATGTGATGCTGCCCGGGATCGACGGTTTCGAGGTCTGCCGGCGGATCCGGCGCACCGACCAACTGCCGATCATTCTGCTGACCGCGCGCAGCGACGACATCGACGTCGTGGTGGGACTGGAGTCCGGCGCGGACGACTATGTCGTGAAACCCGTGCAGGGCCGGGTGCTCGACGCCCGTATCCGCGCGGTCCTGCGCCGCGGGGAGAGGGAGTCCACGGACTCGGCGACGTTCGGAAGTGTCGTCATCGACCGCTCGGCGATGACCGTCACGAAGAACGGGGAGGACCTGCAGCTCACGCCGACCGAGCTGCGGCTCCTGCTCGAACTGAGCCGCCGTCCCGGACAGGCCCTGTCCCGGCAGCAGTTGCTGCGTCTCGTGTGGGAGCACGACTATCTCGGTGACTCCCGGCTGGTGGACGCCTGCGTGCAGCGGCTGCGGGCGAAGGTGGAGGACGTGCCGTCGTCGCCGACCCTGATCCGTACCGTGCGCGGTGTCGGCTACCGGCTGGACTCGCCTCAGTGAGTGATACCGCGAAGCGCTCCATACTCGCGGGTCTTCGCTGGACCAGCCTGCGGCTGCGGCTGCTGATCGTGTTCGCGCTGGTGGCCCTGACGGCGGCGGTGTCCGCGTCGGGCATCGCGTACTGGCTCAACCGCGAGGCGGTCCTGACGCGTACGCAGGACACGGCGCTCGGCGACTTCCGCCGTCAGATGCAGAACCGGGCGGCCTCGCTGCCGCTGGAGCCCACCGCCGACGATCTGCGGGACGCGGCCGAGCAGATGGCGCACAGCGGTCCCGGCTACCACGTGCTGCTGATCGGCAGCCACGACGGCAAGCCCGTCACCGGTTCGTCCGACCTGGACTCGTTCACCAAGGCCGACGTGCCCGCCTCGCTGCAGAAGCAGGTGAACAAGAAGCAGCCGCTGACGTCGGCCAACACCTTTGAGTACCACCTGTTCTGGCAGCGTACGACGCTGGGCAACACGCCTTATCTGGTGGCGGGCACGAAGATCATCGGCGGTGGTCCCGCCGGGTACATGCTGAAGTCGCTCGACCAGGAGCGCGAGGACCTCAGTTCACTGGCGTGGTCCCTGGGGATTGCGACGGCGCTGGCCCTGGTGGGTTCGGCGCTCCTGGCCCAGGCCGCGGCGACGACCGTGCTGCGGCCGGTGCAGCGGCTCGGCGACGCGGCGCGCAAGCTCGGCGAGGGCAAGCTCGACACCCGTCTCGTGGTCTCCGGCACCGATGAACTCGCCGATCTCTCGCACACGTTCAACAAGGCCGCGAGCTCCTTGGAGAAGAAGGTCGCGGACATGAGCGCGCGGGAGGAGTCGAGCCGCCGCTTCGTGGCCGACATGTCCCACGAGCTGCGCACCCCGCTGACCGCGATCACCGCGGTCGCGGAGGTGCTGGAGGACGAGGCGGACAGCCTGGACCCGATGATCGCCCCGGCCGTCCACCTGGTGGTGAGCGAGACCCGCCGGCTGAACGACCTGGTGGAGAACCTCATGGAGGTCACCCGCTTCGACGCCGGCACGGCCCGCCTCGTCCTGGACACGGTGGATGTCGCCGACCAGGTGACGGCCTGCATCGACGCCCGTGCCTGGCTGGACGCGGTCGACCTGGACGCGGAGCGCGGCATCATGGTGCGGCTCGACCCGCGCCGGCTCGACGTGATCCTGGCGAACCTGATCGGGAACGCGCTCAAGCACGGCGGGTCGCCGGTCCGGGTGTCCGTACGGACCGACGAGGACGACCTGGTCATCGAGGTGCGCGACCACGGCCCGGGTATCCCCGAAGAGGTCCTGCCCCACGTGTTCGACCGTTTCTACAAGGCGAGTGCCTCACGCCCGCGCTCGGACGGCAGTGGACTCGGGCTGTCCATCGCGGTCGAGAACGCCCACATCCACGGTGGTGACATCACGGCCTCGAATCTGCCGGACGGTGAGGGCGCGGTGTTCGTGCTGCGGCTCCCCCGGGACGCGGAGGGGCTGACCGGTGCCCCCGGGTCGGACGACCCGGACCGCGACGAGAAGGACGGTTCGCAGTGACGCGCAGCGAGCGGGCGTACGGCGCCCCGCGCCGGAGCCGGGGGCCTCGCAGGGCCCTCGCCGCGCTGGCCGCCGTGGTGGCGGGTGCGGCGCTGGCCACGGGCTGCGGCATCCGCAGCACCTCGGTCCCGGTGGACGCCGGGGCGGCGCCCTCCCGGATGCCGTGCCGGACGGCGTCGGCGGAGGCGACCACGCCGCCGCTGCCGGAGAGCGTCGCCGTGCGGGTCTACCTGGTCTGCGCCTCGCAGCTGGTGACGGTGGAGCGCACGGTCGAGATCGACGAATCGCGGTCCGCCCCCCTCCTGGTCGCGCAGGCCCTCCTGGGCGAGTTGCAGCGGGAGCCGGACTCCGACGAGCGGCGCGCGGGCTTCTCCACAGATGTGCCGACGGGACTGCGGGTCTCCGACGCGCGCGAGGGCGACCCGGACGGGACACTGCGGCTCAGCGAGCAGCCGGACGACCTGCCGGCCGAGGCGCTCGCACAGGTCGTGTGCTCCTACGCGGACAACGAGCCTCTCGGATCCGGGGGGTCGGTCCTGCTCGGCGGACCGGGGAAGTACGCCCCGCGGGGCTATCTGTGCACGTCGGAGACGAAGAGCCGGCCCGGCGAGGTACCCACCCTGGGCGCGGTCGAGCTGTCCTGAGGCTCTCCGGGCCCGCCCCCGCGCGGGGTCCCGGGGTGTCCGTGCCGCTCGTCACAGACCCTTCCCGGAAACGGGCGGAACCGATCCTGCCGGTCGTGGCGTCTTGGTGGACGTGCGTCACAGTTCGGACGGCCCGGCCGTCATCCGCTTCCGCGCGGCGGGGGTATTCCTCCTCCTCGTGCATCTTCTGTTCGTCTGCTGGCTGACGCTGCGCCCGCTGGACGTGCCCTGGATGACGGCCGCGAATCTCCAGCCGTTCGCCGGGATCAGGTCGGACCTGGCTCTGGGTCCGGCCGAGGCGACGCGGCGCATCGGTGAGGCCCTGCTGCTCCTGGCACCGCTGGGCATACTCCTGCCCATGGCCGGCGGCAGGCTGCTGGTCTCCCCGTGGGCATCACTGGCCCGTACGGTCGCGGCGGGCGCGCTGATCTCCATGGCCATCGAGCTGGCGCAGACGGGCGTGCCGGGCCAGGTCGTGGACGTCGACTCGCTGCTGCTGAACACCACCGGTGTGGCGGTGGCCCATCTGCTGGTCGTACCGCTGTCGCGGTCCCGGCTGCGGCGGGGCAACCGGGCGGGGGCCGGCGACCTGTCCCGGATCGGGTACGGGATCCGGCAGGTACGGGTCGAGGGCCCTCAGGGGTCCACCCCGACGATTACCAGGGTCGGCATCGCCCCGTAGAGCGATGCTTCGCACCCATTCGCGGGGGCACTGTGGAGATACGGGAGCACGACGGAGCTGCTCCCCGAAACGGTTCGCGAAGGAGCTCACCATGGCCGCACTTGCCCGCCCCCGTGACGGACGCATGATCGGTGGAGTGTGCGCGGCGCTGGCTCGGCGCTTCGGCACCTCCGCAGGGACGATGCGTGTCATCTTCCTGGTGTCGTGTCTGCTTCCCGGCCCCCAGTTCCTGCTCTACCTGGCGCTGTGGATCCTGCTGCCGTCGGAGAGGACCGCGGCCACGACGGCCTGGTGACCGTCGGGCCACGGGGAAAGCACGTGGGGCGCGCACCCGGTCCGGGTGCGCGCCCCACGTGTGTGGTGCGGTGGTCAGCGGCCGATGGGCAGGGCACCGGTCAGGCCGCCGGCAGGCAGGCCGCCGAGCAGGTTGGTGCCGGGTGCCGAGAGGTCGCCGCCGCCGCGCTGCTGCTGCTGGTCGAGCAGACCGCCGGCCGCCTTCTGCACGGCGGGAAGCGCGTCGGTGACGGAGTCGAGCGCGACGTTGGCGGGCAGGGCGCCGGCCAGGGAGTCGACGGGCACGGCGACCGCGGAGGCGCTGCCCGCGCCGGCGGCGGCGAAAGCGGCACCGAGAGCTGCGACACCGAGGGTCCTGACAGCAGACTGCTTCATGTGAAATTCATCCTTGGGGAAGGGGATGTGAGCGGCTCTGCAACGTAGTCATCCGCGCGTCCCTCCCGCAAACATGCCGGGACACGGAAAACGGCCGGGATTCCACGCTCCCGGCCGTTTCCCCGGCTGATCGATCAGCCGGCGAAGGAGGACGACCCGCTGGTCACAGCGGTCTGCCGGAACAGCCACTCGGATTTCAGCTCCGCGTATCCGGGCTTCACGACGTCGTTGATCATCGCCAGACGTTCATCGAAAGGAATGAACGCCGATTTCATCGCATTGACTGTGAACCACTGCATGTCGTCGAGCGTGTATCCGAATGTCTCGGTCAGTCGCTCGAATTCCCCGCTCATGCTCGTCCCGCTCATCAGCCGGTTGT
The DNA window shown above is from Streptomyces sp. Alt3 and carries:
- a CDS encoding uridine kinase — its product is MLHTNRTSRGSPTRVNASHFCSVSSQPIPTRVVLLAGPSGSGKSSLAARSGLPMLRLDDFYKEGNDPTLPRVTGSADIDWDSPLSWDADAAVAAVAELCAAGRTSVPLYDIATSSRTGQETLDIERTPLFVAEGIFAADIVERCQELGLLADALCLRGRPVTTFRRRLLRDLREGRKSVPFLLRRGWRLMRAERGIVARQAALGAYPCGRDEALGRLASAAAGRCRTPRSRVPN
- a CDS encoding SigE family RNA polymerase sigma factor — protein: MNALHSSTSSAVVTRLHDVGRSPEKSGAAGRGRVRGAGRQHSSYLTMVDAPTGEIGGSAYGEGSGDRSLQDRAQDAEAAFTAYVQERRASLYATAYHLTGDRYEAEDLLQSALFSTYRAWDRISDKAAVGGYLRRTMTNLHISAWRRRKLNEYPTEELPETVGDTDAMRRTELRAVLWQALARLPELQRTMLVLRYYEGRTDPEIASILDISVGTVKSSIWRSLRRLREDEVLSFGRDEEESFGELVA
- the afsQ1 gene encoding two-component system response regulator AfsQ1, translated to MPFLLLIEDDDAIRTALELSLSRQGHRVATAATGEDGLELLREQRPDLVVLDVMLPGIDGFEVCRRIRRTDQLPIILLTARSDDIDVVVGLESGADDYVVKPVQGRVLDARIRAVLRRGERESTDSATFGSVVIDRSAMTVTKNGEDLQLTPTELRLLLELSRRPGQALSRQQLLRLVWEHDYLGDSRLVDACVQRLRAKVEDVPSSPTLIRTVRGVGYRLDSPQ
- a CDS encoding sensor histidine kinase; protein product: MSDTAKRSILAGLRWTSLRLRLLIVFALVALTAAVSASGIAYWLNREAVLTRTQDTALGDFRRQMQNRAASLPLEPTADDLRDAAEQMAHSGPGYHVLLIGSHDGKPVTGSSDLDSFTKADVPASLQKQVNKKQPLTSANTFEYHLFWQRTTLGNTPYLVAGTKIIGGGPAGYMLKSLDQEREDLSSLAWSLGIATALALVGSALLAQAAATTVLRPVQRLGDAARKLGEGKLDTRLVVSGTDELADLSHTFNKAASSLEKKVADMSAREESSRRFVADMSHELRTPLTAITAVAEVLEDEADSLDPMIAPAVHLVVSETRRLNDLVENLMEVTRFDAGTARLVLDTVDVADQVTACIDARAWLDAVDLDAERGIMVRLDPRRLDVILANLIGNALKHGGSPVRVSVRTDEDDLVIEVRDHGPGIPEEVLPHVFDRFYKASASRPRSDGSGLGLSIAVENAHIHGGDITASNLPDGEGAVFVLRLPRDAEGLTGAPGSDDPDRDEKDGSQ
- a CDS encoding VanZ family protein — its product is MDVRHSSDGPAVIRFRAAGVFLLLVHLLFVCWLTLRPLDVPWMTAANLQPFAGIRSDLALGPAEATRRIGEALLLLAPLGILLPMAGGRLLVSPWASLARTVAAGALISMAIELAQTGVPGQVVDVDSLLLNTTGVAVAHLLVVPLSRSRLRRGNRAGAGDLSRIGYGIRQVRVEGPQGSTPTITRVGIAP
- a CDS encoding PspC domain-containing protein, whose product is MAALARPRDGRMIGGVCAALARRFGTSAGTMRVIFLVSCLLPGPQFLLYLALWILLPSERTAATTAW